A window of Gossypium raimondii isolate GPD5lz chromosome 7, ASM2569854v1, whole genome shotgun sequence genomic DNA:
TCAATTACGAAATTTAACGATATCAATGGACCATGTAATCACATTTCGttattaaataaatgtaaattttattattaacaaaaagTGGATCAAAttacttataataatttataattaatcaaaataactcattacaagAAATCTGGAATTAAACTCAAAACCTTCTGTTTAACCTTGGTAGTATTAATCAAATGCTTTCTATTATCAGACATCAatacctataaataggcattcttcatttaaaaaatggaCTTAATCCAATTAGTTATGGACCTAACATtccaaatatgttaaaaaaatatagtataTGGTCATAAAAAGACCAAATGTAGCATTGATGAGTCACCAAAAAATCGTACCTTATCATATATTCAAATGCTCCATTACTCGAAATGGCATCCTAGAAAACCTTGATTAGCAATAAACAATTTCTAAAGCATGCAATTTAGAACTGTTTTAGGGCAACAAGTGTTCCTTACGGATTGCatacaaaaacaaacaaaatttagCATCCCCCACTCATTCCAAAGGTTATTATTATGCTTATTCCCAAACATTAATCCTCCGCCTTTTGAGGATTGAAAGATTGAAAAATattccaaaaaattataaaataaactaatcCCCAAATTCTAAATTGtggttttatttcttttcatatgAGTATAGTATCACGATTCTTAGTCTTtcttttttgatacaatgtctaaaactactcataaataagaagataatacGCTACATCCTCTTGCATCGAtcaactaaattataattaattaattaattatatttattttttatgattaaaaataatataatttgaattatattttaaaatcactGTTAAGAGATTTAAATTACTcttctcaataaaattttcctcgATATAATCATTCTATCATGTTATTACATTCATagtaatcatttttatttttcattttacatcATCATTGTGAttataatataatcatttaaaaaaatgattattaaaataaaatgtttgagaatgatgattttgagtttccgcatttaatttattgattaaagGTATTCACTCTATcgattttgaataataaaaatcaattgagtTTGAATCAAATTAGATTGGTCAAGGTACTAGTCTTGAGAATGGTATTATATCAATTGAATTAGAAATCAGAATGAATTAATTGGATTGATGGTTAAATCGAatatttcttttccatttttaatttctttaatcgAACCGTTAGTATGGATCACAAAAATTATCTATTAGTGGTGCGTATGTGTATGGCAAAGATTTGTTCGTAGCGTGAGTTGTTCAAAAAAAAGGAtgatttatatttgatgtaCATATCAAATCATAACTTCATATGCTATCAATTAATTAGATAATGatacattattaattttttttaaaataaattcatttaattttaacttttagtgATATATTAACGTCTGATTCATtgataatttatacaattatacACGACCAACACACTCAacaaaaacctaattttttaattacttgtaATGGATGGAGCTGGTAAGCACCTAGACATTTCGATTCAAAGATCTTGCTTTGGCGGTacttaaaatcatcaataaattaaataaaaaataaaacatttaagaaAAACCATGGAATTGACATGATTGAGGgaactatatatataagagGGTAATGCTAACAAGTTATTCAAGTGGAAATAGTTGAAAATGATGGTTCGGGGAGCTCCAAAACAAGCATGGAGGAAAGGTCCATGGACTCATGAAGAAGATAAGCTCTTAGCTGAATATGTTACCTTCCATGGAGAAGGAAGATGGAGCTCAGTAGCTAGGTCTACAGGTatattgtatataaattttatttacatacatatatatatatttgagattATTTAGctaatataaattgaattatgggGTTTATACAGGCTTGAATAGGAGTGGGAAGAGTTGCAGGCTTAGGTGGGTGAATTATTTAAGGCCAGGTCTTAAAAGAGGTCATATAACACCTCAAGAGGAAGGGATCATGGTTGAATTGCATGCCCTTTGGGGTAACAAGTAATACTTCTTCTTTTTGGTCCCTAAATTTCATAATGTTTTGATTGAGTCCTCAAAAGTATCATATCATATTAACGTTAGCTTGAATTTTGAGGACTTAATTAGAATGTTATGAAGTAACGGGGATCACCCTTTTATGTTGTTGTTTCTTGTTAATTTATTGGTCCTTAAATTTCATAATGTTCTGATTGAGTTCTCAATTcgtattttgaggatttaattaaaatgttctGAAGTACAGAGATCAaccccttcttcttttttgttattgtttgttGTTGATTTATTGATCCTCATATTTTATAATGATATGATTCTCTGTTATATGAATGTTAGCTTAGAATTtgagtaattaattaaaacgtTTTAAAGAATTGACAACccattttttgttgttgttttgtaaTTGTATGTGAAATGAATTACAGGTGGTCTACAATTGCTAAATACTTGCCAGGGAGAACAGATAATGAGATAAAGAACTATTGGAGAACCCATTTTATGAAGAAGGAAAGGTCAGCTCAAAggcaacaaaaaagaaaagctcTAAAGCTGAAACAACAGCCACCACAGCCGAATAAAGAGGAGACGGCAGCAGTGGGAGATGGTGGCGGAGCGACGGATCACGAGGGACGAATGTGTGAAGAGGCTGCTACTTTGTTAGATGAGTATTTGATGAATGAAGGGTTATGGTGGAACCAGCAGCAGCAGGCTAATAATATTGCCATGCAAATGCAACAAGTAGCTTGTAATTGTTATGGAGGGGGTGTAATTAGTAATGGTGGGTGCATTTTCTAAGAATACTGTTGGGGATTGAATTTCCCAATTAAGATGAGTATAATATgtgtatgcatgcatgtatggACTGTTTATAGTAATGATAATAAAGATGGGATGTCAAATTGTTGATTCcctaaataacaaaataaacatcaGACATCACAATTTGATAAGCACAGAAAGATTTTGGACAAACACACATGTAAAATCTTGAAACATGACATCCCAATCATGTTAGAAGAAGTACACTCAATGATAGTAAATTTCAGTtctcaaatattttcaaaatctaatcATGCTTTGgtccaaaaatgaaaagatagtCCACCAAGCCCAAATGAATCTTAATATGCAATAACGATTCGAGCCCAATTACCCGACccgaatatattaaaaaaaatattaaaatggccCACGTCTATCAGCCCTGAAAATTACTCTATTCCATCTTCCTTTCAGGAAGTTGCAAGTAAAATGCAGATTTATTAAAGGTTTTGAAGCACtgtaaacaaaatttatttgtaatttgattattaatagGGAGAGTGATGCCCCTttcaattgatattttttaaaggtaaATATTCAATTTACCTAAACTTGCATTTCCATtctatgatattttttaaagtacaAAAATTAAGTAAAGTCAAATAGATTCTCCACttaattcaattcttttatataattaatttagggttaactgatttgttaatattaattGCACTTTCAGAAAAAGGGTTCATTATTCTTGCATCAAATAAActgatttaacaacattttcatTATAATCAATTCAGTACACTAATTATGTTATTCTACGCACGAGTCATGGAATGTCTTCGTTAGCATCATATACACAATCAATGCATTCAAtataaatcttatttttatttgtatttgtatatCAACCCCTTGAAGAATGCAAAAATACatgtgagaaaaagtgaaagggATGAGAATGAAGACTTGGGTAaatatttctttctctttttatgAACCCTAAGATATCTtgggattatatatatattttcacattACTCCATGTATCCTGTGAAATTTGATTCAAGGTTTTAAGCTTTATAGGCCATAAAATGTCCTTTTTTTAAGCAACATTGATGAAGAAATCACCCTAATCTACCAACAGAGTGGGGAGAGATCTAAAGTTTGAACGAGCTCTATGTTTTCAAGAGgcataataatgataatattaaCAATTCTTTTCCGTGCAACATTCTCGAGAAAATaaggaataaaaaatttaaaatgaaatataatttattcctttgaggtaaatattttttatttttaaataaaaattaaaaaaaaaaaaaatggtccCCTCCTTAAAGAAGGTATGGACTTGTACgagataaattataaattggtatATTTTTGCTGGAATGGAGCATATGGCTTGTGGTGTCATGTGTCTCCCAATGATCTTtatcttataaaatttataaaattataccaCTCTTTAAAATGGAAAGTTAAAATTGGTTTTGGGACCACTTTCATGAGAATATTATAAGCTTCActgatttaaattaaataataaagtatttgTACTAATCTCTcattaaccaaaaataattcatattaattaatttcattcttCTACTATGGTTGGACcacaataatatattttatccttcataaattaatatatatatatatatatatatatccgaaAATCAATTGAAGTTTGTAAAAGAATATatcaaagaaaataactttttatatgatgacctttttttttcaaaggcaacaaaaataaatgcatattttagctaataaatcaaataaatttaaatatattgaaatcttgtgTGTTGGCATGATGGTTAAGGTGTTCACCGTCGCAGGTGTAATCTAGGTTTGAGTTGT
This region includes:
- the LOC105770595 gene encoding MYB-like transcription factor EOBI; the encoded protein is MMVRGAPKQAWRKGPWTHEEDKLLAEYVTFHGEGRWSSVARSTGLNRSGKSCRLRWVNYLRPGLKRGHITPQEEGIMVELHALWGNKWSTIAKYLPGRTDNEIKNYWRTHFMKKERSAQRQQKRKALKLKQQPPQPNKEETAAVGDGGGATDHEGRMCEEAATLLDEYLMNEGLWWNQQQQANNIAMQMQQVACNCYGGGVISNGGCIF